One window of the Nocardia huaxiensis genome contains the following:
- a CDS encoding reverse transcriptase domain-containing protein, giving the protein MRPITNDVLRQLKLADALVRVSQTERNLVPSQPGWDQLVKNNATIKRVVSYLENRFRRGIEVSTERELTARKPGHGVRPVAFWGIEEQVLYDALVEAAVHGLPSLDRSVSKYIEFVEAPVVYARQIEKDRQLSEFDQILFSIINSEIKYVVSSDLTSFYQYIDHAVLADELIAQGANYDIVSHLVDLLSEVTGRPSGLPQLYDASDRLSEVYVDQVERNLLRQGFAVWRFNDDFRIACRSFSESIAAIEALDSAARSVGLAINELKTFTFHFSTYVLNTYGIDSLPEGGTISMDDVEAIAGDYQDDFSEDSDSAAAVIRSANISGQARGIDLREIDRDGVRRIRRALSALANEGNTAALESAPLLMGFVPSLTPDLAKYLIAVGASGNAERAGEVIDLIVESVSLNTWQKVWLIECYRSLELFSSATSTNNEARSEWIQQCFYSGKEPLRAFAFRALAAASRVAVYEAVEEAASSPGAVKAIYLASVSDHLSSGATQQEEKAVAALRETNEITKAILVR; this is encoded by the coding sequence GTGCGTCCAATCACAAACGATGTTCTTAGGCAGCTGAAGTTGGCGGATGCGCTTGTTCGCGTTTCGCAGACAGAACGCAACCTCGTTCCTTCCCAGCCCGGCTGGGATCAACTTGTAAAGAACAATGCGACTATCAAGCGTGTCGTATCCTATCTTGAGAACCGTTTCCGCAGGGGGATTGAAGTATCAACGGAACGTGAACTAACCGCCCGAAAGCCAGGCCATGGAGTTCGGCCAGTAGCCTTTTGGGGAATTGAAGAGCAGGTGCTATACGATGCTCTCGTTGAGGCTGCTGTTCACGGCCTCCCCAGTTTGGATCGTAGTGTCTCGAAGTATATTGAATTTGTTGAAGCGCCAGTTGTGTATGCTCGACAGATTGAAAAAGATAGGCAGCTTTCGGAGTTTGATCAGATTCTATTTTCGATTATAAACTCGGAGATTAAGTATGTAGTATCCTCGGACTTGACTTCATTCTATCAATATATCGATCATGCGGTACTTGCTGACGAACTAATCGCGCAGGGTGCCAACTACGATATCGTGTCGCATTTGGTTGATCTACTTTCTGAGGTTACGGGTCGACCGTCGGGGCTTCCGCAGTTGTACGACGCATCCGATCGGCTGTCTGAAGTGTACGTTGACCAGGTTGAGCGCAATCTTCTTCGGCAAGGATTTGCAGTTTGGCGATTCAATGACGACTTTAGAATAGCGTGCCGAAGCTTCTCTGAATCAATTGCTGCGATTGAGGCGTTAGATAGCGCTGCTAGATCCGTGGGTTTGGCGATCAACGAATTGAAGACCTTCACGTTTCATTTCTCAACATATGTACTGAATACATACGGCATAGATAGCCTACCTGAGGGCGGAACTATCTCGATGGACGACGTCGAGGCTATTGCTGGCGACTATCAGGATGACTTCAGTGAGGATTCGGACTCTGCCGCCGCTGTAATTAGGTCGGCCAATATTTCCGGACAAGCGCGGGGTATAGATCTTCGAGAGATAGATCGTGACGGGGTGCGTCGAATACGACGTGCTTTGAGCGCTTTGGCAAACGAAGGAAATACGGCAGCGCTCGAGTCTGCGCCTCTTCTTATGGGATTTGTTCCATCTTTAACTCCGGATCTGGCAAAGTATCTCATCGCAGTTGGCGCGAGTGGAAATGCCGAACGAGCAGGAGAAGTTATTGACTTGATTGTTGAATCAGTGTCGCTGAACACCTGGCAAAAAGTATGGCTGATCGAATGTTACCGCTCTCTCGAACTTTTCTCTAGTGCAACGTCAACCAATAATGAGGCGCGGTCAGAATGGATTCAACAGTGCTTCTACTCCGGAAAGGAGCCACTAAGGGCTTTTGCTTTCCGTGCACTTGCGGCTGCGTCGCGAGTAGCGGTTTATGAGGCCGTGGAGGAAGCGGCAAGCTCCCCTGGTGCTGTGAAGGCTATTTATTTGGCAAGCGTTAGTGACCACCTCTCATCTGGCGCTACGCAGCAAGAAGAGAAGGCGGTAGCTGCATTGCGGGAAACGAACGAAATCACGAAAGCCATTCTGGTCCGATGA
- a CDS encoding terminase gpP N-terminus-related DNA-binding protein — protein sequence MNTTAISARGRLVAWAGFVFGSLTSIAANVLHTWLPAATMPAGWTPGIAPQIGAAVWPIGLLLSVEVISRATWRPGPWWTLARYGGAGTVALGSAVISYSHVRDVLLAWGYGHPAAEFGPLTLDGLMVVCGFALVSMTRPETTESPVPTPVRRKPMRFGEPAPAVPYEVPLALQVEPLTPIPGRRVDTATAVSGQADTSAGDMATEEDTEVDSRRQRARELHAAGWSHGRIAAELEVSKRTVRRYVATSADTDPGDGDREDSTPDTGLAADWRPEAHTNHHDDHEGVPA from the coding sequence ATGAACACCACAGCCATCTCCGCACGCGGTCGGCTAGTGGCATGGGCGGGATTCGTATTCGGGTCGCTGACCTCCATCGCGGCCAACGTCCTGCACACCTGGCTGCCCGCGGCCACCATGCCGGCGGGGTGGACACCCGGAATCGCACCCCAGATCGGGGCGGCGGTGTGGCCGATCGGCCTGCTGCTGTCGGTCGAGGTGATCTCGCGGGCCACCTGGCGGCCTGGCCCCTGGTGGACACTGGCCCGCTACGGCGGGGCCGGGACGGTCGCGCTCGGGTCGGCGGTCATCTCCTACAGCCACGTGCGAGATGTGTTGCTGGCCTGGGGATACGGGCATCCCGCCGCCGAATTCGGGCCGCTCACTCTCGACGGGCTGATGGTGGTGTGCGGGTTCGCGCTGGTGTCGATGACCCGCCCCGAGACCACAGAGTCGCCCGTGCCTACACCCGTACGCCGGAAGCCGATGCGGTTCGGGGAACCGGCACCGGCCGTGCCCTACGAAGTTCCGCTGGCGCTACAGGTCGAACCCCTGACCCCGATCCCTGGCCGCCGGGTGGACACCGCGACCGCCGTGTCCGGACAGGCGGACACCTCCGCCGGAGACATGGCCACGGAGGAGGACACCGAGGTGGACAGTCGCCGCCAGCGGGCACGGGAGTTGCACGCCGCGGGCTGGAGCCATGGCCGCATCGCCGCGGAACTGGAGGTCAGCAAGCGCACCGTACGCCGCTACGTGGCCACCAGTGCGGACACCGACCCCGGCGACGGTGACCGCGAGGACAGCACCCCGGACACCGGACTGGCCGCGGACTGGCGGCCCGAAGCCCACACCAACCATCACGACGATCACGAAGGAGTTCCGGCATGA
- a CDS encoding IS3 family transposase (programmed frameshift) has protein sequence MSSRKKYPVELRERAIRMFVEIQDQHESEWAAMKAVADLLGVGTPETVRKWVRQGQIDGGTRPGVSTDESAELKRLRRENAELKRANGILKAASGFLRGRTGPAPTLTVRFISEHQGRREHGGLRWGVESICAALTELGVKIAPSTYYEHRNRTPTQREQRDQELNVQITRVHNENYRVYGARKVWLQLNREGIGVARCRVERLMRGLGLRGAVRGKVKRTTIADPAAPRSADLVRRKFSPAAPNRLWVADFTYVSTWSGWVYVAFVVDAYARRIIGWRTSTSMTTGLVLDAIEHAIWTRNRDGWDVKDVVHHNDRGSQYTSIAFTERLAEAGIQPSVGAVGSSYDNALAETINGLYKTELIKPRGPWRTVDHVELATAEWVDWFNHRRLYRNCGDMPPAELEAAYYAQQPAQQLAELSHQ, from the exons GTGTCGTCGAGGAAGAAGTACCCGGTCGAGCTGCGTGAGCGAGCGATCCGGATGTTCGTGGAGATCCAGGATCAACACGAGTCGGAGTGGGCCGCGATGAAAGCGGTCGCCGATCTGCTCGGCGTGGGGACCCCGGAAACGGTCCGCAAGTGGGTGCGTCAGGGCCAGATCGACGGTGGAACCCGTCCCGGGGTGAGCACCGATGAGTCCGCGGAGTTGAAGCGGTTGCGGCGTGAGAACGCAGAACTCAAGCGCGCCAACGGAATTCTGAAAGCCGCGTCGG GTTTTCTTCGCGGCCGAACTGGACCGGCCCCAACGCTGACCGTCAGGTTCATCAGCGAACATCAAGGCCGTCGCGAACACGGCGGCCTGCGATGGGGTGTCGAGTCGATCTGCGCCGCGCTCACCGAGCTCGGCGTCAAGATCGCCCCATCGACCTACTACGAACATCGCAACCGGACCCCGACCCAGCGCGAACAGCGTGACCAGGAATTGAATGTGCAGATCACGCGCGTGCACAACGAGAACTACCGGGTCTACGGGGCCCGGAAAGTGTGGCTGCAGCTCAACCGCGAGGGCATCGGCGTCGCCCGTTGCCGGGTGGAACGGCTGATGCGTGGTCTCGGATTACGAGGTGCGGTGCGCGGCAAGGTCAAACGGACCACGATCGCGGACCCGGCCGCGCCGCGGTCGGCGGATCTGGTGCGACGCAAGTTCTCTCCTGCGGCACCGAATCGGTTGTGGGTAGCCGATTTCACCTACGTCTCGACGTGGTCGGGATGGGTATATGTCGCGTTCGTCGTGGACGCCTACGCCCGTCGGATCATCGGCTGGCGCACCTCCACGTCGATGACGACCGGGTTGGTGCTCGACGCGATCGAGCATGCCATCTGGACTCGGAACCGCGATGGATGGGATGTGAAAGATGTTGTCCACCACAATGATAGGGGATCTCAATATACCTCGATCGCGTTCACCGAACGCCTCGCCGAGGCCGGGATCCAACCCTCTGTAGGGGCGGTCGGCTCCTCTTATGACAACGCACTCGCCGAGACGATCAACGGTCTCTACAAGACCGAACTGATCAAACCTCGAGGCCCGTGGCGCACGGTCGATCACGTCGAGTTGGCCACCGCCGAATGGGTCGACTGGTTCAATCACCGTCGCCTCTACCGCAATTGCGGTGACATGCCACCTGCCGAACTGGAAGCCGCCTACTACGCTCAACAACCAGCCCAGCAACTCGCTGAGCTGTCACACCAATAA
- a CDS encoding SRPBCC family protein: MSATSFLHTQHPAAQPVDDSVFDTAALVFTIEPTFNAPLHAVWTAIDDDRAWSWLPFPRLGVLYDSPARGVGVVRDMGSVFDPLRFLWVERERFWRYEPLQRITFGVVSGNWMQYLMVRQYAEDMKFTDIGGGRTKVAWTVAVTPRGPLRLATWFPPAWRLAYHIGGTGPLMRRRVARIAKTATPEAITTNGHASARLSARRAKDGIK, from the coding sequence ATGAGCGCCACCTCGTTCCTGCACACCCAGCATCCAGCCGCACAACCGGTCGACGACTCCGTCTTCGACACCGCCGCACTGGTCTTCACCATCGAACCCACCTTCAACGCGCCACTGCACGCGGTCTGGACCGCCATCGACGACGACCGCGCCTGGAGCTGGCTGCCGTTCCCACGTCTCGGCGTGCTCTACGACTCGCCCGCCCGCGGGGTCGGCGTCGTCCGCGATATGGGATCGGTCTTTGATCCGCTGCGCTTCCTGTGGGTCGAACGCGAGCGGTTCTGGCGGTACGAACCGTTGCAGCGCATCACCTTCGGTGTGGTGAGCGGGAATTGGATGCAATACCTGATGGTCCGGCAATACGCCGAGGACATGAAATTCACCGATATCGGCGGTGGGCGAACGAAAGTCGCCTGGACGGTCGCGGTCACCCCGCGCGGGCCGCTGCGCCTGGCCACCTGGTTCCCGCCCGCCTGGCGGCTGGCCTACCACATCGGCGGCACCGGACCGCTCATGCGCCGCCGCGTCGCCCGGATCGCGAAAACCGCCACCCCGGAAGCGATCACCACCAACGGGCACGCCTCGGCCCGCCTGAGCGCCCGGCGTGCCAAGGACGGCATCAAGTGA
- a CDS encoding ABC1 kinase family protein — translation MAQDIPTSRVRRGTAMGKLVAVQAARGAGVALSTVRDSDEERALRIEQALADAAEDLVTVLGSMKGLAMKAGQLLSTFDVLSVFGTKSLTPQQRDRFQRKLSALYDSAPQVPYARMRAVVEAEYGQPLDQVFAEFDERPIGAASIGQVYRARLADGRAVAVKVQYPGVDVAVRADLKNLALVVRLLRTVMPALSDHALLRELTTHLAAETDYRVEAAQHDSVARMYRGHPFIRVPEVLLELCTRRVLVTELAEGLRFDEIAALPTAERDRVGEILFRFFAGTMLRERRFTGDPHPGNVLLAPDGTVVFLDFGLFKHMDDTAVDFEIACARAAAEFRAGDLRTLLVDYGVLEQDTTASAELCLRLFHEATGWLLTDAEIRIAEDTAATAILAFLDPRRGYFQHLRQQYAPAEHAIARRVEYGTLALLGQLRAGGNWHRIAREWFYGEPSRTELGVLEQQWLTEISQSAYGV, via the coding sequence ATGGCACAGGACATCCCCACCTCCCGCGTGCGCCGCGGGACCGCCATGGGCAAACTCGTTGCGGTGCAGGCTGCTCGGGGCGCGGGCGTGGCGCTGTCCACGGTGCGCGACAGTGACGAGGAGCGTGCCCTCCGGATCGAGCAGGCGCTCGCCGACGCGGCCGAGGATCTGGTCACCGTGCTCGGCAGCATGAAGGGCCTGGCCATGAAGGCCGGTCAGCTGCTGTCGACCTTCGATGTGCTGTCGGTGTTCGGCACGAAATCCCTGACGCCGCAGCAGCGGGATCGGTTCCAGCGCAAGCTTTCCGCGCTCTACGACAGTGCACCGCAGGTGCCGTACGCGCGAATGCGGGCCGTGGTCGAGGCCGAATACGGGCAGCCGCTCGATCAGGTCTTCGCCGAATTCGATGAGCGGCCGATCGGCGCGGCCTCGATCGGGCAGGTGTATCGGGCCCGGCTGGCCGACGGGCGGGCGGTCGCGGTCAAGGTGCAGTATCCCGGCGTCGATGTGGCCGTCCGAGCGGATCTGAAGAATCTCGCGCTGGTGGTCCGCCTGCTGCGCACCGTCATGCCCGCGCTGTCCGACCACGCGCTGTTGCGGGAGCTCACCACGCATTTGGCGGCAGAGACCGACTACCGCGTCGAGGCCGCCCAGCACGACAGCGTGGCGCGAATGTACCGGGGTCATCCGTTCATCCGAGTGCCCGAGGTACTGCTCGAGCTGTGCACCCGGCGAGTGCTGGTCACCGAACTGGCCGAGGGCCTGCGCTTCGACGAGATCGCCGCACTGCCCACCGCCGAACGGGACCGGGTCGGCGAGATACTGTTCCGCTTCTTCGCCGGAACCATGTTGCGCGAGCGCCGATTCACCGGCGATCCGCATCCCGGCAATGTCCTGCTGGCGCCGGACGGCACCGTGGTCTTTCTCGACTTCGGCTTGTTCAAGCACATGGACGACACGGCCGTCGACTTCGAGATCGCCTGTGCGCGAGCGGCAGCCGAGTTCCGGGCCGGCGACCTGCGCACGCTCCTGGTCGACTACGGTGTCCTGGAACAAGACACCACCGCGAGCGCGGAACTGTGTCTGCGTCTGTTCCACGAAGCCACCGGCTGGCTGCTCACCGACGCCGAGATCCGCATCGCCGAAGACACCGCGGCGACAGCGATTCTCGCGTTCCTCGACCCACGCCGAGGCTATTTCCAACATCTCCGTCAGCAGTACGCGCCCGCCGAACACGCCATCGCGCGCCGCGTCGAATACGGCACCCTCGCCCTCCTCGGCCAACTCCGCGCGGGCGGCAACTGGCATCGAATCGCCCGCGAATGGTTCTACGGCGAGCCATCGCGCACGGAACTCGGTGTGCTGGAACAGCAGTGGCTGACGGAGATTTCTCAGAGCGCGTACGGGGTGTAG
- a CDS encoding flavin-containing monooxygenase: MTEHEVPQYEVVVIGAGIGGICAGVKLQEIGIDDFLIVDRVGGLGGTWYTHSYPDAGCDIPSTTYQFSFARKPDWDRLFAKRDQILEYLEQVAADHDLPRRMRFGVNVVREEWDDAHHLWRLHLESGEPLTARFVISAVGAYINPKTSPNIPGLDTFQGVRMYPADWNHDYDFAGKRVAVIGVGASTMQIAPKLAAQAARLDIYQRTPQVYLPKPDFELRPWMQRFLALPGGSALVNGAAQALIDTALRVAIYTPHPMWKSGARLVDLAGKRAYRGWVRYKVQDKGIRDQLRPGFGIVCIRGGAGGDYLPTLNRANVELITSGIAEITPHGIRDAHGVDREIDALVLATGYQVFSDPESYPPGTVLGRNGFDLGHFYNTEELKAYYSTSVAGIPNRFLMIGPYSWTGTAFHYFVENAMRHIATVIAETRRRGHTTVEVRPEAQERFHREMLRSGRNLAYYLETRCEGSNSYFINSQGKSPYIRPWSLLKTYRKATRFDRDDYRYTSPVPLQTEVSHKAGVPV, from the coding sequence GTGACCGAACACGAAGTCCCCCAATACGAAGTCGTGGTCATCGGCGCGGGCATCGGCGGCATCTGCGCCGGCGTGAAACTCCAGGAGATCGGCATCGACGACTTCCTGATCGTCGACCGCGTCGGCGGACTCGGCGGCACCTGGTACACCCACAGCTACCCCGACGCCGGCTGCGACATCCCCAGCACCACCTACCAGTTCTCCTTCGCGCGCAAACCCGACTGGGACCGGCTCTTCGCCAAACGCGACCAGATCCTGGAATACCTGGAGCAGGTCGCCGCCGACCACGACCTGCCGCGCCGAATGCGATTCGGCGTCAACGTCGTTCGCGAAGAGTGGGACGACGCGCACCACCTCTGGCGGCTGCACCTGGAATCGGGCGAACCCCTCACCGCCCGCTTCGTCATCAGCGCCGTCGGCGCGTACATCAACCCCAAGACCAGCCCGAACATCCCTGGGCTGGACACCTTTCAGGGCGTCCGCATGTACCCGGCCGACTGGAACCACGACTACGACTTCGCCGGGAAACGCGTCGCCGTCATCGGAGTCGGCGCCAGCACCATGCAGATCGCCCCGAAACTCGCGGCGCAGGCCGCGCGTCTGGACATCTACCAGCGCACCCCGCAGGTCTACCTGCCCAAACCGGATTTCGAACTGCGCCCGTGGATGCAGCGCTTCCTCGCCCTGCCCGGCGGCTCGGCGCTGGTCAACGGTGCCGCGCAGGCCCTGATCGATACCGCCCTGCGAGTCGCCATCTACACACCGCACCCGATGTGGAAGTCCGGTGCGCGCCTCGTCGACCTCGCCGGAAAGCGGGCCTATCGCGGCTGGGTCCGATACAAGGTGCAGGACAAAGGAATTCGCGACCAACTGCGCCCAGGCTTCGGCATCGTCTGCATTCGCGGCGGCGCGGGCGGCGACTACCTGCCCACCCTCAACCGCGCCAATGTCGAGCTCATCACCTCCGGCATCGCCGAAATCACCCCGCACGGCATTCGCGACGCCCACGGCGTGGACCGCGAAATCGACGCCCTGGTCCTGGCCACCGGCTACCAGGTCTTCTCCGACCCGGAAAGCTATCCACCCGGAACCGTCCTGGGCCGCAATGGATTCGACCTCGGCCACTTCTACAACACCGAGGAACTCAAGGCCTACTACAGCACCTCGGTAGCCGGCATCCCCAACCGCTTCCTCATGATCGGCCCCTACTCCTGGACCGGCACCGCCTTCCACTACTTCGTCGAGAACGCCATGCGCCACATCGCCACCGTCATCGCCGAAACCCGTCGCCGCGGCCACACCACCGTCGAGGTCCGCCCCGAAGCGCAGGAACGCTTCCACCGGGAGATGCTGCGCAGCGGCCGAAACCTGGCCTACTACCTGGAAACCCGCTGCGAAGGCTCCAACAGCTACTTCATCAACTCCCAAGGCAAATCCCCCTACATCCGCCCCTGGTCGCTGCTGAAGACCTACCGCAAAGCCACCCGCTTCGACCGCGACGACTACCGCTACACCAGCCCCGTCCCGCTGCAAACCGAGGTGTCGCACAAAGCCGGCGTGCCCGTGTGA
- a CDS encoding GNAT family N-acetyltransferase — MHQADDVPDAADSSNTDPSAEHLWPRPAHPVLRKMNPRRIFRRYRTRQAVRLVYYGPPVGEGSADAFRSITFWHRDYQGGPVGKLNFLICHECRRGFIGDLNVQTSLQGHGIATRALAELRKQVPGYTWRTSLHLLSGKSFWTLLAERTGEDYGDVDRTCEHMDLFWGGRGPKQ; from the coding sequence ATGCACCAGGCTGACGACGTGCCCGACGCAGCGGACAGCAGTAACACCGATCCGTCCGCGGAGCACCTGTGGCCGCGTCCTGCCCATCCGGTCCTGCGAAAAATGAATCCACGGCGCATCTTTCGGCGGTACCGGACGCGCCAGGCGGTTCGTCTGGTGTACTACGGGCCACCGGTCGGCGAGGGATCGGCGGACGCCTTTCGTTCGATCACATTCTGGCACCGTGATTACCAGGGCGGACCGGTCGGCAAGCTCAATTTCCTGATCTGCCACGAATGTCGGCGGGGATTCATCGGTGATCTCAACGTGCAGACGAGCCTGCAAGGCCACGGCATCGCTACGCGCGCGCTGGCCGAGCTCCGTAAGCAGGTGCCGGGCTACACATGGCGGACCAGCTTGCACTTGCTCAGCGGGAAGAGTTTCTGGACGCTGCTGGCCGAGCGCACCGGCGAGGACTACGGCGACGTCGACCGGACCTGTGAGCACATGGATCTTTTCTGGGGCGGTCGCGGCCCCAAGCAATAA
- a CDS encoding site-specific integrase, which produces MVRGKGRKDRTPGTFGSVDVLPSGRVRAQYYGPDGRRYKAPTTFLTQQDARAYLSVVQADIIRKAWQPPGTELPEDVKLTFGEYAERFMKERDLADRTGEDYQDWLDGHILPVLGDYPIGSIDESDIRQWYGKLNPQTPTLRARVYGLCSTIFNSALADKAVPVHRNPCRIKGAGSVQRAKVIRPATLEELEVIVTTLPPRFQLMALLATWCHLRFGELAELRRKDIDLARKRIYESSRCVRRLIGVTAQRVAGLVVERSRRLPVRQVACHRNCGRGDGD; this is translated from the coding sequence ATGGTTCGCGGCAAGGGGCGCAAGGACAGGACGCCGGGTACGTTCGGTTCGGTCGACGTACTTCCCAGCGGACGCGTTCGTGCGCAGTACTACGGGCCGGACGGCCGTCGCTACAAGGCTCCGACAACCTTCCTCACGCAGCAGGACGCGCGAGCATATCTCTCCGTAGTGCAGGCGGACATCATTCGGAAGGCGTGGCAGCCGCCGGGCACAGAGTTGCCCGAGGACGTCAAGCTGACATTCGGGGAGTATGCCGAAAGGTTCATGAAAGAGCGCGATCTCGCGGACCGGACGGGGGAGGATTACCAAGACTGGCTCGACGGCCACATCTTGCCGGTCTTGGGGGACTACCCGATCGGTTCTATCGACGAATCAGACATTAGGCAGTGGTACGGGAAGCTGAACCCACAGACGCCCACGCTCCGGGCTCGTGTCTACGGTCTTTGCTCGACAATCTTCAACAGCGCCCTAGCGGACAAGGCGGTGCCTGTCCACCGAAATCCTTGCCGCATCAAGGGCGCTGGCAGCGTGCAACGGGCGAAGGTCATTCGGCCGGCCACGCTGGAGGAGCTTGAAGTGATCGTGACGACCTTGCCGCCGAGGTTCCAGCTGATGGCGTTGCTAGCCACTTGGTGCCACCTGCGATTCGGTGAACTCGCAGAGTTGCGCCGGAAGGATATCGACCTCGCGCGGAAGAGAATCTATGAATCGTCCCGGTGTGTCCGGAGACTTATTGGTGTGACAGCTCAGCGAGTTGCTGGGCTGGTTGTTGAGCGTAGTAGGCGGCTTCCAGTTCGGCAGGTGGCATGTCACCGCAATTGCGGTAGAGGCGACGGTGATTGA
- a CDS encoding TetR/AcrR family transcriptional regulator, translated as MTEPARRGPGRPRDERNAERRRAELIAAAYKVFTTKGYAAASTADITAEVGVGYGTFYRYFDSKRAILDDVVDYGLDRLLQDIAGDVFESTTDTKEITIEGLITTWTSAVDRMCRIAESDPALMQALLFDLPGIDEELDSRILGLGGILAATVGRFLSRAVDAGVVRSDIDTTETAWMLLALTIPPVMRTLRGDGELDRQAYVTTALAVLEPGLRPTTPN; from the coding sequence ATGACCGAACCAGCCAGGCGCGGACCCGGCCGCCCCCGCGACGAACGCAATGCCGAGCGGCGGCGCGCCGAACTCATTGCCGCCGCGTACAAGGTGTTCACCACGAAGGGGTATGCGGCCGCCTCGACCGCCGACATCACCGCCGAGGTCGGCGTCGGCTACGGCACCTTCTACCGCTACTTCGACAGCAAGCGGGCGATTCTCGACGATGTGGTGGATTACGGGCTGGATCGGCTACTGCAGGACATCGCGGGCGATGTCTTCGAATCCACCACGGACACAAAAGAAATCACCATCGAGGGGTTGATCACGACCTGGACGAGCGCCGTCGATCGCATGTGCCGGATCGCCGAATCCGATCCGGCGCTCATGCAGGCGCTGCTGTTCGATCTGCCCGGCATCGACGAGGAGCTCGACAGCCGGATCCTCGGTCTCGGCGGCATTCTGGCGGCGACGGTCGGCCGCTTTCTGTCCCGCGCGGTCGACGCCGGCGTGGTGCGCTCGGACATCGACACCACCGAGACCGCGTGGATGCTGCTGGCCCTGACGATTCCGCCGGTCATGCGTACCCTGCGCGGTGACGGCGAACTGGATCGGCAGGCGTATGTGACGACCGCGCTGGCCGTGCTCGAGCCGGGATTACGGCCCACGACACCCAATTAA
- a CDS encoding single-stranded DNA-binding protein, whose translation MSGETTLTIIGNLTADPEIRFMRDTGAAVVNFTVASTPRIFDAQSKKWKDGPALFMRCTQWREPAENVNDSLTKGARVVVVGKLQQRTYDDREGVKRTIVELVAEEVGVSLKYAVAKPVKSKNRANSNGNGRPSGAAGNGASDDPYAAAAPESDEVPF comes from the coding sequence ATGTCCGGAGAGACAACTCTCACCATTATCGGCAACCTCACCGCCGATCCGGAGATCCGCTTCATGCGCGATACCGGTGCCGCGGTGGTCAATTTCACCGTGGCCTCCACCCCGCGGATCTTCGACGCCCAGTCGAAGAAGTGGAAGGACGGTCCGGCGCTGTTCATGCGCTGCACCCAGTGGCGCGAACCGGCCGAGAACGTCAACGACTCCCTCACCAAGGGCGCGCGGGTCGTGGTGGTCGGCAAGCTCCAGCAGCGCACCTATGACGACCGCGAAGGGGTCAAACGCACCATCGTGGAACTGGTCGCCGAGGAGGTGGGGGTGTCGCTGAAATACGCGGTCGCCAAACCGGTGAAGTCCAAGAACCGCGCCAACAGCAATGGCAACGGCCGTCCGTCCGGGGCCGCGGGGAACGGGGCCAGCGATGACCCGTACGCCGCTGCCGCGCCCGAGTCGGATGAGGTGCCGTTCTGA
- a CDS encoding helix-turn-helix domain-containing protein, producing the protein MYLNGFRPESSQEGAIALTSTRKRRGGEKSRSGSTYMRMEEVAELFGVHKDTVRRWISQGRLTGYMVGPNTIRVRRDEAMALLVPIPTAGGAA; encoded by the coding sequence ATGTATCTCAACGGGTTTCGTCCCGAGAGTTCACAGGAAGGAGCGATTGCCTTGACAAGTACGAGGAAGCGCCGAGGAGGCGAAAAGAGCAGATCCGGCAGCACTTACATGCGGATGGAGGAGGTAGCCGAACTCTTCGGCGTCCACAAGGACACAGTCCGACGTTGGATCTCCCAGGGCCGCCTGACCGGCTACATGGTTGGACCGAACACCATCCGAGTGCGCCGTGATGAGGCCATGGCCTTGCTGGTTCCGATCCCTACAGCAGGCGGTGCGGCATGA
- a CDS encoding creatininase family protein: MEHLLPGTTSADVRGQNPTVAVLPIGSFEQHGEFHPLITDTTIACAIAKRIAIDYDLMQLPPVTFSCSHEHADFPGSVSIRATTLVSIINDVADSLRASGIDRLVIVNGHGGNYVLQNVVQESNTSKRRMTLFPMPSDWQQARTMSSMKTTAHEDMHAGELETSILLHVAPELL; the protein is encoded by the coding sequence GTGGAACATCTGCTACCAGGCACTACCTCCGCAGACGTACGCGGACAGAACCCAACTGTCGCCGTCTTGCCGATTGGCAGTTTCGAACAGCACGGTGAGTTTCATCCATTGATCACCGACACGACGATCGCGTGCGCTATCGCGAAGCGGATCGCGATCGACTACGACCTGATGCAGCTACCACCCGTCACCTTCTCGTGCTCTCACGAGCACGCTGATTTCCCTGGCTCCGTTAGCATCCGAGCGACAACGCTGGTATCGATCATCAACGATGTTGCTGATTCACTCCGCGCATCAGGCATAGATCGCCTGGTGATCGTCAACGGTCACGGGGGGAATTACGTACTTCAGAACGTCGTACAGGAATCGAACACATCCAAACGACGAATGACGTTGTTCCCCATGCCATCCGATTGGCAGCAGGCTCGAACCATGTCGAGCATGAAGACGACGGCACATGAAGACATGCACGCCGGTGAGCTGGAAACTTCCATCTTGCTTCACGTAGCGCCAGAATTGCTCTGA